In the Topomyia yanbarensis strain Yona2022 chromosome 3, ASM3024719v1, whole genome shotgun sequence genome, one interval contains:
- the LOC131686986 gene encoding glutactin-like, which translates to MQLLLNLLLLTTLFQLRACLHASSEAPEVTLPKLGSLRGSTTVSAFSRRTILQFLSIRYGETTAGEFRFKAPRKALPWSGFRNVSQFGTPCPQQMMLLLFPKKQFVSDVEDCLTLSVYTGDLSAKTPVMVFLQGRTTGGSSSKQTPEFLLEKNIVLVVVQYRFGPFGFLSLKTETMPGNVGLLDIKLALEWIRDNIAEFGGDCENVTLFGQSAGAAAISALMYSPQIPDNLFHKVILQSGASSSPWVWDKDPVGNALKIAVSAGCSDRSEQSEEVSENLRKIEHCLREMDVWHLMRSFIDHKMQTTRAKGLSEVGGNRFIVGDFHGFLPRTPWDQIRGGNIRRNLPMMAGVVKHEGTFLLTTIYDSLKSPGLLDSSNFIKIGLLDRVNRILGIDDPTGTLLGYQIRSLFSSAQVDNGTFEVLVDGLIDLIGTALIKAPVFREVQVNGLVNPNRTFLYSFDYRGKQTRFGYGADTSHYPFTGGVHHSDDLLYLFPFPPGEPSLIGKDREMAQLMVDLWTSFAAVGIPTSIRSTVDWKPMSDYAGPYLHIDEQSRLGTNFYEEFSIASDESRKPPEA; encoded by the exons ATGCAGCTGCTACTAAATTTACTACTACTTACTACACTATTCCAGTTACGTGCTTGTTTGCATGCTTCCAGCGAAGCTCCGGAGGTTACGTTACCTAAACTGGGATCCCTTCGAGGTTCAACCACGGTAAGCGCTTTTAGCAGAAGAACAATTCTGCAGTTTCTGAGCATCCGGTATGGTGAAACAACGGCCGGGGAGTTTCGTTTCAAG GCGCCTCGAAAGGCACTTCCTTGGTCGGGATTTCGGAATGTATCGCAGTTTGGAACACCATGTCCGCAGCAGATGATGTTATTGCTCTTTCCGAAAAAGCAGTTCGTTTCAGATGTGGAGGATTGTTTAACTCTTTCAGTGTACACTGGTGAT CTATCAGCTAAAACTCCAGTCATGGTATTCTTGCAAGGCCGAACCACTGGAGGATCCAGCTCAAAACAAACCCCCGAGTTCTTGTTGGAGAAGAACATCGTCCTCGTGGTGGTTCAGTATCGGTTCGGTCCATTTGGATTCTTGTCTTTGAAAACTGAAACGATGCCCGGGAATGTTGGTCTTCTAGATATCAAACTGGCTCTCGAATGGATTCGAGATAACATAGCtgagtttggtggtgattgcgAAAATGTGACCCTATTCGGTCAATCTGCTGGAGCGGCTGCCATTTCGGCTCTGATGTACAGTCCGCAAATCCCGGACAATTTATTTCACAAGGTCATTCTACAGTCTGGTGCATCTAGTTCTCCCTGGGTGTGGGATAAGGATCCAGTTGGAAATGCGTTGAAAATTGCCGTCTCTGCGGGTTGCAGTGATCGTTCAGAGCAGAGTGAGGAGGTTAGTG AGAACCTCCGAAAGATTGAACATTGTCTCCGTGAGATGGACGTTTGGCATCTGATGAGAAGTTTTATCGATCATAAGATGCAAACCACTAGAGCCAAAGGTCTATCGGAAGTCGGCGGAAATCGATTCATAGTGGGGGATTTTCATGGATTCCTACCGCGAACTCCGTGGGATCAGATTCGGGGAGGAAACATTCGACGAAATCTTCCAATGATGGCGGGAGTCGTGAAACACGAGGGAACGTTTCTGCTGACAACAATATATGATAGTTTGAAGAGCCCTGGTTTGCTGGATAGTTCAAACTTTATAAAAATTGGATTGCTGGACAGAGTCAACCGAATTTTGGGAATAGACGATCCAACGGGTACTTTGCTCGGATACCAAATTAGATCGTTGTTCAGCTCGGCCCAGGTGGATAATGGAACTTTTGAAGTACTGGTGGATGGACTGATTGAT CTCATCGGCACAGCACTCATAAAGGCCCCAGTTTTTCGGGAAGTTCAGGTCAATGGACTAGTAAATCCCAATCGAACATTTCTGTATTCATTTGACTATCGAGGGAAGCAGACTCGCTTCGGATATGGTGCGGATACATCCCATTATCCGTTCACCGGTGGAGTTCATCATTCCGATGATCTGTTGTATTTGTTTCCTTTTCCTCCTGGCGAGCCCAGTTTGATTGGAAAAGATCGCGAAATGGCTCAACTCATGGTCGACCTGTGGACATCTTTCGCTGCTGTCGGAATTCCAACGAGTATTCGCAGTACCGTAGATTGGAAACCAATGAGTG ATTACGCCGGTCCGTATCTGCACATCGACGAACAGTCCCGACTTGGCACAAACTTCTACGAAGAATTTTCAATTGCCAGTGACGAGAGCCGCAAACCGCCCGAAGCATGA